The region GTTCACCCGACGGGCCTGCCGCCACGATTAAGTACCATCACAATGTGGGTGGTTTACCCGAACAACTGGGCTTTGAGCTGATTGAACCTCTCCGCGATCTGTTCAAAGATGAAGTTCGCCGGATGGGTCTGGCGCTGGGATTATCCGAAGAACTGATCTGGCGACATCCCTTCCCTGGGCCAGGGCTCGGTGTGCGCTGCCTGGGTGGAATCACCTCTGAGCGGCTGCATGCATTGCGTGAAGCCGACGCCATTGTTCTCGAAGAACTTCGTAAAGCCGGTCTCTATCGAACGATTCAGCAGGCCTTTGCCGTGATTCTCCCGGTTCAATCTGTTGGGGTGATGGGCGATGGACGCACCTACGAAGAAACGATTGCTGTTCGTGCTGTGACGACTGACGACTTTATGACCGCCGACTGGTATCCACTCCCTTACGACCTGATGCGAATCATCTCGACACGGATCATCAATGAGGTGCGCGGCGTGAATCGAGTGGTTTACGATATCAGCTCGAAGCCACCCAGCACGATTGAATGGGAATGATCACTGGTTCTTTATCGCTACCTGCTCAGAAGACCGCTCTTGCGGTCTTCTTTGTTTATGGGCTGAAACGATTTTTCCAGATGAAGACTTCGGGCAACGTCCTGTTCAAACCCATCGACGGAATTGACAGTTTTCTAAGTGCAAACCGTTTCAACTTGTGGGTTGCAGCGCGCCCACAACATTCTTCCGTGCGTTGCCAATTCTCACCATTTGAAAGAAATCACCTCGATTTCTCGTGGGGATCCTCTCAGGAGGATGTTGCCAAATCACCACCTCGCGATTTGGCACAAAGGCTGCCTTAGGGAGTGGCACCTGACGAGTAGCCAACAATTGCGACAAGGTGTTGCGATTCACTGTCAATTGCTCGTCCCATGCACTGGGAGTTCTGTGAATGTTGAAGACACTTTATGGCGATGAAAACGGGGCGATCATTTCGGCAGAACTGGTACTCGTGCTGACAGTTCTTGTGCTGGGCGTGATTGTCGGCCTCAGCGAAGTGGCTGTGGCTGTGAATACCGAATTGAATGATCTCTCGAACGCGATCGGCCGTCTGGATCAGTCGTACTGCTTTACGGGTTTTAAGGCTTACAGTTATGGCAAGCTGAAGAGCCATGTCTCCGGCTCGTCGTACAAAGACAGTATTGATGACTGCGATGTGAACGGCAGCTGCGAATTGGTTTGCGGTGCCAACAGCGTCGGATACTCCGAAGGTAACTAATTTCTTGGGAATGAGTCAGTCGCATTCCCGTAAGGTTTTGCGGATCAATGCTTCGATGATGAGTGTTCTCAGCGGCCACGAGTGCATCTTGGCCGCTGAGATTTTTTTATGCCCGGCACTCTTTGCTCCAGGGAGCTTCAGGCGGCCGGTGTCCATCACCCAGTGAGTATTGACGGGGGAGATCGACAGGACGCTTTTACTTGGCCAGTACTGGGGATGTCCTGAAATTCCAGGCTGATCTCTCTACTTGCTCCACTCACCCAGTTCGACGATCAGTTGTTTTCTCTGACCATCGCGGAGAATATCCACTTCGACTTTATCGCCTGGGCTTTTCTCCCCAATCAGCTTGACCAGATGGTCGAACGTCGAAACTTCCTGGCCTCCGAAGCGGAGCACAAGATCTTCCTCCTTGAGTCCGGCTTTATCAGCCGGGCTACCTGCCTTTACGATACTCAGTCGCATGGGTGTCTCACCCTGGTTCGATGTGACTCCCAGGTAAGCCAGCCCTCGTTCCTGAATCTGTAAGCCAGGGAGATCTCCCTGCAATTCGGCCAAAGCTCTCGGGGTTATAGCCGCACTCTTGACGTAGTAAACCAGATCCAGTCGAGGGATTCGGGTGAGATAATGCAGTCCGGCATCTCCACCTTTATAGCCACGACCAATGACGGCGTACCTTTTGAAGTCTTCCTCATCAGCTTCGTTTGCTTGAATACGGCCTCTCAGACCAAAGACTCCCACTTGCTTTTCAATGACTCCGCCGAGTTTCTCGAACTGTCTGATGGCCAGTTCCGATGTGCGCTGTTCATGCTGCCGCATGGCGGCTTTGGAAATCGCGAGCGTACTGTTGGAGACCTGCTCAAGATTTTCCAACAGATCGCAAATCTG is a window of Planctopirus limnophila DSM 3776 DNA encoding:
- a CDS encoding S1C family serine protease, with product MARRIKSAIRKPILWINTFKAVEHRWCSRLLIAGVFCWQVDSAWGQLPALSVIPGLTQAKVVVTQNGAPFSATPDEEDDLPEFQPEPPVSALAPVYARPLTAPEREALQQQVTQLFSQLDHPDFVTRERAEESLAALTPRAVSTLPETWNTASLEAKVRLANVLKTWMATADDHSLEQICDLLENLEQVSNSTLAISKAAMRQHEQRTSELAIRQFEKLGGVIEKQVGVFGLRGRIQANEADEEDFKRYAVIGRGYKGGDAGLHYLTRIPRLDLVYYVKSAAITPRALAELQGDLPGLQIQERGLAYLGVTSNQGETPMRLSIVKAGSPADKAGLKEEDLVLRFGGQEVSTFDHLVKLIGEKSPGDKVEVDILRDGQRKQLIVELGEWSK